Proteins encoded by one window of Cellvibrio sp. KY-GH-1:
- the mltB gene encoding lytic murein transglycosylase B: protein MRFPHIKSWSLVKGWLGAVGLGLCAGANADYSQHPLAAEFVNEMVQQHGFTAAEINQWLSKAEKRQPILDAIARPAEKSKTWKEYRPIFIIPVRITNGVAFWNENRAALARAEKEFGVPAEIIVAIIGVETNYGKNTGSWYVIDALTTLAFDYPPRAPFFRSELVNYFILTREQKHNPLEFKGSYAGAMGYGQFMPSSYRNFAVDFNGDGFTDIWNNTTDAIGSVANYFKKHGWQTGKPVVAPAKLTKAREQVSAHASFNKVEQPVLTLGDWKKLGVAPIVKIAARTPAITVEFEGVNGLEYWFGLQNFYTITRYNRSPMYAMAVYDLSQDIKAAMKQSGKK, encoded by the coding sequence ATGCGTTTTCCCCACATTAAATCCTGGTCGTTAGTTAAGGGCTGGCTCGGCGCGGTTGGTTTAGGCTTGTGCGCGGGTGCCAATGCCGATTACAGCCAGCATCCACTGGCGGCGGAATTTGTGAATGAGATGGTGCAGCAGCATGGGTTTACTGCCGCCGAAATCAATCAATGGTTGAGCAAGGCGGAGAAGCGCCAACCGATTCTGGATGCCATTGCGCGCCCGGCGGAAAAATCCAAAACCTGGAAAGAGTACCGACCGATTTTTATTATCCCTGTGCGCATCACTAATGGTGTTGCCTTCTGGAATGAGAATCGCGCGGCGCTCGCGCGCGCCGAAAAAGAGTTTGGTGTGCCCGCCGAAATTATCGTGGCGATAATTGGAGTGGAAACCAACTACGGTAAAAATACTGGCAGTTGGTATGTAATAGATGCGTTAACCACGCTCGCATTTGACTATCCGCCGCGCGCGCCTTTTTTTCGCTCAGAACTGGTGAATTATTTCATCCTCACGCGCGAGCAAAAGCACAATCCGCTTGAATTTAAAGGTTCCTACGCAGGCGCTATGGGTTATGGCCAATTTATGCCCTCCAGCTACCGCAATTTTGCAGTGGACTTTAACGGCGATGGTTTTACGGATATCTGGAACAACACTACCGATGCGATTGGCAGTGTTGCCAACTACTTTAAAAAACACGGCTGGCAAACAGGCAAGCCAGTGGTTGCTCCCGCCAAACTTACCAAAGCGCGCGAACAAGTCAGTGCTCATGCATCGTTTAACAAAGTTGAGCAGCCTGTGCTTACTCTGGGTGATTGGAAAAAACTCGGTGTAGCACCAATAGTAAAAATTGCGGCGCGCACACCGGCAATCACTGTTGAATTTGAGGGCGTGAATGGCCTGGAGTATTGGTTTGGTCTGCAAAACTTCTACACCATCACCCGTTACAATCGCAGCCCCATGTACGCCATGGCAGTCTATGATTTGAGTCAGGATATTAAAGCCGCTATGAAACAAAGCGGAAAAAAATAA
- a CDS encoding septal ring lytic transglycosylase RlpA family protein: MQQYSSSPVFSKHQPRMYLVLALLCVFLAACSGSKPKTKTTEPYNPNDGRYKHDKDFGPSEEVDLSHIPDAVPRYEVRTRAGNKNPYTVLGKTYHLIKDETSYKERGYASWYGNKFNGYHTSNGELYDMYAMTGAHKTLPIPSYVRVTNLDNGKSVVVRINDRGPFHQGRIVDLSYAAAQRIGIHKAGTGRVEVEIALPGDAPPIPRKAETSVAKQIEAALPPGTYLQIGAFGNKQAAQDFASNLGTKLTFPVVISSASAPKEIHRVRLGPFKDAKNLQQARDQLARVKIYEAHVVYQ; the protein is encoded by the coding sequence ATGCAGCAATATTCATCATCGCCAGTTTTTAGCAAGCATCAACCCCGGATGTATCTAGTATTGGCGTTGTTGTGCGTGTTCCTTGCCGCCTGTTCCGGTTCCAAGCCCAAAACCAAAACTACTGAGCCCTACAATCCTAATGATGGTCGTTATAAGCACGATAAGGATTTTGGCCCGAGTGAAGAGGTAGACCTCTCCCACATTCCTGATGCGGTGCCGCGCTATGAAGTTCGCACCCGCGCGGGTAATAAAAATCCTTATACGGTATTGGGTAAAACCTATCACCTGATTAAAGATGAAACCTCTTACAAAGAGCGTGGCTACGCCTCTTGGTACGGCAATAAATTTAATGGTTACCACACCTCCAATGGCGAGCTCTACGATATGTACGCCATGACCGGCGCGCACAAAACTCTGCCAATTCCCTCCTATGTGCGCGTGACTAACTTGGATAATGGTAAGAGCGTAGTCGTGCGTATTAATGACCGCGGCCCATTTCATCAGGGGCGCATCGTCGATTTAAGTTACGCGGCGGCCCAGCGCATTGGTATTCACAAGGCCGGTACCGGACGGGTGGAAGTTGAAATTGCGCTACCGGGGGATGCGCCGCCTATTCCGCGCAAGGCAGAGACTTCAGTGGCCAAGCAAATTGAAGCAGCGCTGCCACCGGGAACCTACTTGCAGATAGGCGCATTTGGTAATAAACAAGCCGCGCAGGATTTTGCGTCGAACCTGGGTACGAAGTTAACGTTTCCAGTAGTGATAAGTTCTGCGTCCGCACCTAAAGAAATTCATCGCGTGCGCCTTGGTCCGTTTAAAGATGCAAAAAATTTACAGCAAGCGCGCGATCAATTAGCGCGCGTAAAAATTTATGAGGCCCATGTGGTCTATCAGTAA
- a CDS encoding D-alanyl-D-alanine carboxypeptidase family protein, producing MIKKSIVCGLLFSSALVVAQQPTIQQPTVQQSAPQPATAQPAQLPNAQLPASTLPAAPTPGQVVEQKPQVIPAAPQLAATGFILVDATTGSIVAEFNSDQRLPPASLTKMMSSYLVVDEIEKGKITEDAMVNISVKAWKMGGSRMYVKEGTQVSVIDLLRGVIIQSGNDATVALAEYVSGNEDAFVDSMNQRAAQLGMANTHFENSTGWPAEGHLTTAKDLAILARAIINDHPTHYPLYAEKYFFYNNIRQPNRNLLLFRDETVDGLKTGHTEEAGYCLVASSKRENTRFIAVVMGTANESARAAETQKLLAYGFRYFQTTQLYQAGQQVSTSRVWAGKTQEVTLGIPNNIVLTIPKGREQAMQAKMHINEIIKAPIAVGQELGNLTVELDGQLIVNTPIVALQPVEEAGFFARLLDNLKLFFRNLFS from the coding sequence ATGATTAAAAAATCTATTGTATGTGGACTGTTATTTTCATCGGCTTTGGTAGTTGCCCAGCAGCCAACCATCCAGCAACCAACTGTTCAACAATCTGCACCGCAACCGGCAACAGCACAACCAGCGCAACTGCCAAATGCCCAGTTGCCAGCATCGACTCTGCCTGCTGCTCCAACACCCGGTCAGGTAGTTGAGCAAAAGCCACAAGTCATTCCCGCTGCACCGCAATTAGCCGCAACGGGTTTTATTTTGGTGGATGCCACCACGGGTAGTATCGTGGCCGAATTTAATTCTGATCAGCGTTTGCCACCAGCGAGCCTTACTAAAATGATGTCCAGCTACTTGGTGGTGGATGAAATTGAAAAAGGCAAAATCACGGAAGATGCCATGGTGAACATCAGTGTGAAAGCCTGGAAAATGGGTGGTTCACGCATGTATGTGAAAGAGGGCACCCAGGTTTCGGTGATTGATTTGTTGCGCGGTGTCATTATCCAATCCGGCAACGATGCCACTGTGGCACTGGCTGAATATGTATCTGGCAATGAAGATGCGTTTGTCGATTCCATGAACCAGCGAGCAGCGCAATTGGGCATGGCAAACACCCATTTTGAAAACTCTACCGGTTGGCCTGCAGAAGGACATTTAACGACTGCAAAAGATTTGGCCATTCTGGCGCGTGCGATTATTAATGATCACCCGACGCACTATCCGCTCTACGCGGAAAAATATTTTTTCTACAACAATATTCGCCAACCTAACCGCAACCTGCTGTTGTTCCGCGATGAAACTGTGGACGGCCTGAAAACTGGTCATACCGAAGAGGCGGGCTATTGTTTGGTGGCGTCTTCCAAACGCGAGAACACGCGTTTTATTGCGGTTGTTATGGGAACCGCTAATGAAAGTGCGCGCGCTGCAGAAACACAAAAATTATTGGCGTATGGTTTCCGCTATTTCCAAACCACCCAGTTGTACCAGGCGGGACAACAAGTTAGCACTTCACGCGTGTGGGCCGGGAAAACCCAGGAAGTAACGCTGGGTATTCCCAACAATATTGTGCTAACTATTCCGAAAGGCCGTGAACAAGCCATGCAGGCCAAAATGCACATCAACGAAATTATCAAAGCGCCTATTGCCGTGGGTCAGGAGCTGGGCAATTTAACCGTTGAGTTAGATGGCCAACTCATTGTGAATACCCCAATTGTTGCGTTGCAACCCGTTGAAGAAGCCGGTTTTTTCGCTCGCTTGCTCGACAACTTGAAGTTGTTCTTCCGCAATTTATTTAGCTGA